A genomic region of Nostoc sp. UHCC 0702 contains the following coding sequences:
- a CDS encoding Uma2 family endonuclease, whose translation MSAEITTAATNPTQGLEDWVDPPMPPTDLIFDDGVPLESNRHRIGMNALIRSLQHAWADRNDYFTGGNMFVYYSRAQVKNRDFRGPDFFVVLDIDGSYPRQGWVVWDEHGRYPDVIVELLSESTQEVDKGAKKDLYERVFHTRNYFIFDPFDANSLQGWQLNSSQKYQPLELDSRGWLWCEALGLYLGTWEGCIDRETAAWLRFYDQAGNLVLLPEEAAAQRAERLAARLRELGENPDFL comes from the coding sequence ATGTCAGCTGAAATTACCACAGCAGCAACCAACCCTACACAAGGACTAGAGGACTGGGTAGATCCGCCCATGCCACCCACAGATTTGATTTTTGACGACGGAGTACCTTTGGAAAGCAACCGCCACCGCATCGGTATGAATGCCTTGATTCGGTCACTACAACATGCTTGGGCTGACCGTAATGATTACTTTACTGGCGGTAATATGTTCGTGTATTACAGTCGCGCCCAAGTCAAAAACCGCGATTTCAGAGGGCCTGATTTCTTTGTTGTATTAGATATTGATGGAAGTTATCCCCGTCAAGGTTGGGTTGTGTGGGATGAACATGGACGTTATCCAGATGTAATTGTTGAACTTTTATCAGAAAGTACTCAAGAAGTAGATAAAGGGGCGAAAAAAGATTTATACGAAAGAGTTTTTCACACGCGAAATTATTTTATTTTCGACCCCTTTGATGCAAACTCTCTGCAAGGTTGGCAGTTAAATTCTTCCCAAAAATACCAACCTTTGGAATTAGATAGTCGTGGCTGGCTTTGGTGTGAAGCATTAGGTTTATACTTGGGAACTTGGGAAGGTTGCATTGACCGGGAAACAGCAGCGTGGCTAAGATTTTATGATCAGGCAGGAAATTTAGTATTGTTGCCAGAGGAAGCAGCCGCACAACGCGCCGAACGTCTTGCAGCACGGTTGCGAGAATTGGGGGAAAACCCAGATTTTTTGTAA
- a CDS encoding tetratricopeptide repeat protein gives MVENWLRITHQDDKIQLSWQREQSAPRSAPPITFEHPFDEETLTDLRWYLEQYLPFPYGIYPDKANKIEQKFQEWGQQLFELVFPRTTKAWDFFQEATRQGLDKCEINISSDNPTVLNLPWELLHSPDYQFLAPSLAGMYRSLNGYAVRANIGKLPQDKLNILLVIARPYGEKDVALKTIARPLLEALKPIQKYVNLKVLRPPSFEEFEQELNAHKDFYHIVHFDGHGSFDENSTGFQHSYGSKGQGVLVFENTDGSPQIITAAQIAQSLNDCRVPIFVLNACKSAQEGDGSFSSVATRLVSLGAKSVVAMAYNVQVEAAKHFIGRFYQQLVTGTDVSTAVAAARRQVVNQRLRSSPRGDLPLADWMVPVLYQQETYTPFEQANKNTEDINDIDNLLKESVSNLLGFPEQGRYGFIGRDYDILRLERAFRQNNSVLLQGMGGVGKTELTTGFGRWLEETQGRKQIFFTSFESGASLSRVVNEVGRAVWVDKFSQYDAEQQQRAVLKYLQSQPCLLIWDNFEPVNGFPTGNEPLLTGEERNKLNQFLKELRGGKSWVLITSRREEPWLDCGYSFNLRGLSQADAQELAAKILQTVGVERKNLQAEYLELLKLLGGHPLSLRVVLPHLQTQTPVQLIEALRRGLDTFTGQEEEGREKSLTVSLDYSFAKLSEKARQHLPFLALFSERVYAYWLSIFLANPDSDYGQVYRDVFGENVQASDWQLILDEATEIGILEHLGSTVYTIHPALPWYLRQRLNDQSTQAAILELEKKLLIFYAALAEHYDKQLISNADNISLMLRIEEPNFLQNLRFAEQNKDWRNAQLILTILGEVYKRWGRQQEFNSLRQRAFKQIGLNLKQVKEKGNAAFDLWMYLRNNEANEALAINDLERARTIYQEILDELIALRNPSVNDGIATLNNNLAGVAVGLGDLETATVAYERALNLREESGEFYKAAGIYLNLSKVAQLQRQFQKAIDYSQKALRIYEDAKDLYKMADTYYQLGEIAREQRRYSEAIFYSKEALNIYENSGDSHKAADTYHQMGSIIYLQEQFVEANNYYKKAMKIYEDAQDWNNAADEYLQLGQVAEISQHYDDAFAYYKKALIIFENAKNPDKTATVYHQLAIMAQRQNLFNEAIGYCQKALKIREETQDWYKAGDDYYLLGMVAQHQEKFEVAFDYYKKAFEVFQQFEDWYKTPLALMGLGNIVEAQSNLTEAIKIYLQALSIDWQHYKKWVDLLINNLARILKHLGENQFQAIWREATGEECAGEVREAIWAARDELG, from the coding sequence ATGGTGGAAAATTGGTTGCGGATAACTCATCAAGACGATAAAATCCAACTTTCCTGGCAACGGGAACAATCAGCACCACGTTCAGCACCTCCCATCACTTTTGAGCATCCCTTTGATGAAGAGACATTAACCGATTTACGCTGGTATCTGGAACAGTATTTACCTTTTCCCTACGGTATCTACCCTGACAAAGCCAACAAAATCGAGCAAAAGTTCCAAGAGTGGGGACAGCAGCTATTTGAGTTAGTATTTCCCCGCACCACTAAAGCTTGGGATTTTTTCCAAGAAGCTACCAGGCAAGGGCTGGACAAGTGCGAAATTAACATTTCTTCCGATAACCCTACAGTGCTAAATTTGCCTTGGGAGTTGCTGCATTCCCCTGATTATCAATTTCTTGCACCGTCTTTAGCGGGGATGTATCGCAGTCTTAATGGTTATGCAGTGCGGGCAAATATAGGAAAATTACCCCAGGATAAGTTAAATATTTTACTGGTAATTGCCCGTCCTTATGGCGAAAAAGATGTAGCTTTAAAAACTATTGCTCGTCCCCTACTGGAAGCGTTGAAACCGATTCAAAAGTATGTCAACCTCAAGGTATTGCGTCCGCCTAGCTTTGAGGAATTTGAGCAAGAACTGAATGCTCACAAGGATTTTTACCACATCGTCCATTTTGATGGACATGGGAGCTTTGACGAAAATAGCACCGGATTTCAACATTCCTACGGCAGCAAAGGGCAGGGAGTATTGGTGTTTGAAAATACCGATGGTTCGCCGCAAATTATTACTGCTGCCCAAATTGCTCAGAGTTTAAATGATTGCCGCGTGCCGATTTTCGTGTTAAATGCTTGTAAATCAGCCCAGGAAGGAGATGGTAGTTTTTCCTCCGTAGCGACGCGTTTGGTGTCCTTGGGTGCAAAGAGCGTGGTGGCAATGGCTTATAATGTGCAAGTCGAAGCAGCGAAACATTTTATTGGACGGTTTTATCAGCAACTAGTAACGGGAACCGATGTATCTACTGCGGTAGCGGCAGCGCGGCGACAGGTTGTCAATCAACGCCTGCGTTCCAGTCCTAGAGGTGATTTGCCCTTGGCTGACTGGATGGTTCCGGTGTTGTACCAGCAGGAAACCTACACACCGTTTGAGCAGGCAAATAAAAATACGGAAGATATTAATGATATTGATAACTTATTAAAAGAGTCTGTCAGCAACTTGTTGGGGTTTCCAGAACAGGGGCGTTACGGTTTTATTGGTCGAGACTACGATATTTTACGGTTAGAGCGGGCTTTTCGCCAAAATAATAGCGTGCTGTTGCAAGGCATGGGAGGGGTGGGTAAAACTGAGTTAACCACAGGGTTTGGGCGGTGGTTGGAAGAAACTCAGGGGCGTAAGCAGATATTTTTTACTTCCTTTGAGTCTGGTGCGTCGCTGAGTCGGGTGGTAAATGAAGTAGGAAGGGCGGTTTGGGTAGATAAGTTTTCCCAGTATGACGCAGAGCAACAACAACGAGCAGTATTGAAATATCTGCAATCTCAGCCCTGTTTGTTGATTTGGGATAACTTTGAACCTGTGAACGGTTTTCCCACAGGGAATGAACCATTATTGACTGGGGAAGAGAGAAATAAATTAAACCAGTTTCTTAAGGAATTGCGGGGTGGTAAATCTTGGGTATTAATTACCAGTCGCCGCGAAGAACCTTGGCTTGATTGTGGGTATAGTTTCAATCTGCGGGGGTTGTCTCAAGCGGATGCCCAAGAGTTAGCCGCGAAGATTCTGCAAACGGTGGGTGTAGAGAGAAAGAACTTGCAAGCAGAGTATTTGGAGTTGTTGAAATTGCTGGGGGGACATCCCTTGTCTTTGCGGGTAGTATTACCGCATTTGCAGACACAGACACCTGTGCAGTTAATTGAAGCGTTGCGGCGAGGGTTGGATACTTTTACGGGACAAGAGGAAGAAGGCAGAGAAAAATCTCTTACTGTGTCGTTGGATTATTCTTTTGCTAAGTTGTCAGAGAAGGCGCGGCAACATTTACCGTTTTTGGCTTTGTTTTCGGAACGGGTTTATGCTTATTGGCTTAGTATCTTCTTAGCAAATCCAGATAGTGATTATGGACAGGTATACAGAGATGTTTTTGGTGAAAATGTGCAAGCTAGCGATTGGCAATTAATTCTTGACGAGGCAACAGAAATAGGTATATTAGAACATCTAGGTTCAACAGTTTATACAATTCACCCTGCATTACCTTGGTATCTGCGCCAACGCCTAAATGACCAAAGCACTCAAGCAGCGATTCTGGAACTGGAAAAAAAGTTACTAATTTTTTATGCTGCCTTGGCAGAACACTATGATAAACAGCTAATTAGCAATGCTGACAATATTAGCCTGATGTTGCGAATAGAAGAACCAAATTTTTTACAAAACCTACGCTTTGCTGAACAAAATAAGGATTGGCGTAATGCTCAGTTAATTTTGACGATTTTGGGAGAGGTATATAAGCGATGGGGCCGTCAACAAGAATTTAACTCACTGCGGCAGAGAGCATTTAAGCAGATAGGCTTAAACCTCAAACAGGTAAAAGAAAAAGGTAACGCAGCCTTTGATTTGTGGATGTATTTACGTAACAACGAAGCTAATGAAGCTTTAGCTATTAATGACTTGGAAAGAGCAAGAACAATATATCAAGAAATTTTAGATGAGTTGATAGCATTAAGAAATCCTTCTGTAAATGACGGCATAGCAACTTTGAATAATAATTTAGCAGGTGTAGCTGTCGGGCTAGGAGATTTAGAAACTGCCACTGTTGCTTACGAAAGAGCGCTGAATCTTAGGGAAGAATCTGGAGAATTTTACAAAGCTGCTGGTATTTATTTAAATTTGAGTAAGGTTGCCCAATTGCAAAGACAATTCCAGAAAGCCATAGATTATTCACAAAAAGCTTTAAGAATATACGAAGATGCTAAAGACCTATACAAGATGGCAGATACATACTATCAATTAGGTGAAATAGCACGAGAGCAGCGACGATACAGTGAAGCTATTTTTTATTCTAAAGAAGCCCTAAATATTTACGAAAATTCTGGAGATTCACATAAAGCTGCGGACACATACCATCAAATGGGAAGCATCATATATTTACAAGAACAGTTTGTGGAAGCAAACAATTATTACAAGAAAGCCATGAAGATTTATGAAGATGCACAAGATTGGAACAACGCAGCTGATGAGTATCTCCAACTAGGTCAGGTAGCCGAAATAAGTCAGCACTACGATGATGCTTTTGCCTATTATAAAAAAGCATTAATAATTTTTGAAAATGCCAAAAACCCGGATAAAACTGCCACTGTTTACCATCAACTAGCTATAATGGCACAGAGGCAAAATCTGTTTAATGAAGCAATTGGTTATTGTCAAAAAGCTTTGAAAATTAGAGAAGAGACACAAGACTGGTACAAAGCAGGGGATGACTATTATTTGTTGGGGATGGTAGCACAACACCAAGAAAAATTTGAGGTTGCATTTGATTATTACAAAAAAGCATTTGAAGTTTTTCAGCAATTTGAAGATTGGTATAAAACTCCTTTAGCATTGATGGGCTTGGGTAATATTGTAGAAGCTCAATCAAATTTGACTGAAGCAATAAAAATTTATCTGCAAGCCTTAAGTATAGATTGGCAGCATTATAAAAAGTGGGTTGACTTGCTTATTAATAACTTAGCCCGTATACTCAAGCACTTAGGAGAAAACCAGTTTCAAGCCATTTGGCGCGAGGCGACGGGTGAAGAGTGCGCTGGAGAGGTGCGCGAGGCGATTTGGGCAGCGCGGGATGAACTAGGTTGA
- the era gene encoding GTPase Era, with product MEPKLTSIDNYTFSYSGEVAIPQAPPEFKSGFIGIIGRPNVGKSTLMNQLIGQKIAITSPVAQTTRNRLRGILTTPEAQLIFVDTPGIHKPHHQLGEVLVQNAKIAIESVDVVLFVVDGTAVCGAGDRFIADLLIRSQTSVILGLNKIDQQPADSHIIDESYEQLAESNQWPIVKFSAKTVAGLPELQQILIEHLETGPLYYPPDLVTDQPERFIMGELIREQILLLTREEVPHSVAIAIDQVEETPSITRVLATIHVERDSQKGILIGKGGSMLKAIGSAAREQIQKLISGKVYLELFVKVQPKWRHSRVSLAELGYRVEE from the coding sequence ATGGAGCCAAAGTTGACTAGTATTGATAATTACACCTTCTCTTATTCAGGAGAAGTCGCAATTCCTCAGGCTCCTCCTGAATTTAAGTCAGGTTTTATCGGCATTATTGGTCGTCCAAATGTCGGTAAATCTACTTTAATGAATCAATTAATAGGACAAAAAATTGCAATAACTTCACCTGTAGCACAAACAACACGTAATCGTTTACGAGGCATTTTAACTACACCAGAAGCGCAGTTAATTTTTGTAGATACACCAGGCATTCATAAACCCCATCATCAATTGGGGGAAGTGCTGGTACAAAATGCCAAAATAGCCATTGAATCAGTAGACGTAGTGCTATTTGTAGTAGATGGAACAGCAGTTTGTGGTGCAGGCGATCGCTTTATTGCCGATTTACTGATTCGCAGTCAAACATCGGTGATTTTGGGTTTAAATAAAATTGACCAACAACCCGCAGATTCCCACATTATCGATGAGAGTTACGAGCAGTTGGCTGAATCTAATCAATGGCCAATAGTGAAATTTTCTGCCAAGACTGTTGCAGGATTACCCGAACTGCAACAGATATTAATCGAGCATTTAGAAACCGGGCCATTATACTATCCCCCGGACTTGGTGACAGACCAACCGGAACGCTTTATCATGGGCGAATTGATTCGTGAACAAATTTTACTATTGACGCGGGAAGAAGTACCTCATTCAGTAGCGATCGCCATTGATCAAGTAGAAGAAACACCAAGCATTACCCGTGTACTCGCCACCATACACGTAGAACGGGATTCTCAAAAAGGCATTCTCATTGGCAAAGGTGGCTCAATGCTCAAAGCAATTGGTAGTGCAGCCCGCGAACAGATCCAAAAGTTAATTTCAGGCAAAGTCTACCTAGAACTATTCGTGAAAGTGCAACCAAAATGGCGTCACTCTCGCGTCAGCTTAGCCGAGTTGGGCTATCGCGTGGAAGAATAA
- a CDS encoding succinylglutamate desuccinylase/aspartoacylase family protein gives MLPIIETITLRQMASGDRLFIQVYKFIGAQPGKKVYIQSNLHGAEIAGNAVIHQLIEFLLTINDADLVGEIWLVPVCNPMGTNERAQHFSPGRYCTYEAKDWNRIFWDYEKEADDLVAFTKSQLHFTPEVVRQNYLTIIQEQFAKLLEKINSPMSVPFTENFRYQLQSLSLDADYLIDLHSSTNQALDYLYYFRNREDSAKYFLLDFGILLDKYDGDAFDEAFIKPWLALEAVFQQLGREIRFDIEAWTLELGTGMQMNSDSVAKGVRGVKNYLVQKGVLQIPDLPHEIKNHEMTFCTSSKRKKYYAIAGGMIQSRVELGSQVKAGDKLYQILSFNKESKLPTVIDIFAQESGLVYDISTNQAVNQGEFVLGVIN, from the coding sequence ATGCTTCCGATTATTGAAACTATTACTTTACGTCAAATGGCTTCAGGCGATCGCCTATTTATTCAAGTTTACAAATTCATTGGCGCTCAACCAGGTAAAAAGGTTTATATTCAATCTAATTTACATGGTGCAGAAATTGCTGGTAATGCTGTTATTCATCAATTAATTGAGTTTTTGTTGACAATCAATGATGCTGATTTGGTTGGAGAAATTTGGTTAGTTCCGGTTTGTAATCCTATGGGTACAAATGAACGCGCTCAACATTTTTCGCCTGGTCGCTATTGTACCTACGAAGCTAAAGATTGGAACAGGATATTTTGGGACTATGAAAAAGAAGCTGACGATTTAGTCGCATTTACTAAATCTCAACTTCATTTTACTCCAGAGGTCGTTCGCCAGAATTATTTAACTATAATTCAGGAGCAATTCGCCAAACTTTTAGAAAAAATTAATTCTCCTATGAGTGTACCTTTCACCGAAAATTTTCGCTATCAATTACAATCTCTCAGTTTAGATGCAGATTATTTGATTGATTTACATAGTTCTACAAATCAAGCTTTAGACTACCTTTATTACTTCCGCAATCGAGAAGATAGTGCAAAATACTTTCTGCTCGATTTCGGAATTTTACTTGACAAATATGATGGTGATGCTTTTGATGAGGCTTTTATCAAACCTTGGTTAGCTTTAGAAGCTGTTTTTCAACAGCTTGGTAGAGAAATCAGATTTGATATAGAAGCTTGGACGCTGGAATTAGGGACAGGAATGCAAATGAATTCTGATTCAGTTGCCAAAGGTGTTAGGGGTGTAAAAAACTATTTAGTACAAAAAGGTGTATTGCAAATTCCTGATTTACCACATGAAATAAAAAATCATGAAATGACTTTTTGCACCAGCAGCAAGAGGAAAAAATATTATGCGATCGCAGGTGGCATGATTCAATCTAGAGTGGAATTAGGTAGTCAAGTCAAAGCTGGAGATAAACTGTATCAAATCCTCAGTTTTAATAAAGAGAGTAAATTGCCCACCGTTATAGATATCTTTGCCCAAGAAAGTGGATTGGTTTATGACATTTCAACTAATCAAGCAGTAAATCAAGGTGAATTTGTATTAGGAGTTATTAATTAA
- a CDS encoding ATP-dependent 6-phosphofructokinase — MGERKRIGILTSGGDCSGLNAVIRAVVHCAVNTYGWEVLGIRQATLGLMARPPQATKLEIEQVDSLLTAGGTMLGTTNKGDPFAFPMPNGSLCDRSAEIIAGYHELNLDALIGIGGDGSLAILRRLAQQGGINLVGIPKTIDNDIGVTEHAIGFDTAVNIATEALDRLHFTAASHSRVMILEVMGRDAGHIAIAAGIAGGADVILIPEIPYTIDHICYKIKERQETGKNYCLIIVSEAVRTHDGEIVTMTNRLGQSRYGGIGEYLADQIIQRVGVETRVTVLGHIQRGGTASPLDRLVATAFGVAAVNLIAEGKYDRMVTWQNRQVLSVPITEAIAQYSAVDPNGTLVKTARGMGIYLGD; from the coding sequence ATGGGAGAACGCAAACGCATTGGCATTCTGACTAGTGGGGGAGATTGCTCTGGTTTGAATGCTGTAATTAGAGCTGTGGTACATTGTGCTGTGAATACCTATGGCTGGGAAGTGTTAGGAATTCGTCAAGCTACATTAGGATTGATGGCACGTCCGCCACAAGCCACAAAACTGGAAATTGAACAAGTAGACTCGCTGTTAACTGCCGGTGGTACAATGTTGGGAACAACCAATAAAGGCGATCCTTTTGCTTTTCCCATGCCCAATGGTAGTTTATGCGATCGCTCCGCAGAAATCATTGCAGGCTATCATGAATTAAATTTAGATGCTTTGATTGGTATCGGTGGTGATGGCAGTTTGGCAATTCTCCGTCGTTTGGCACAACAAGGTGGCATTAACCTAGTTGGTATTCCCAAAACCATTGATAATGATATTGGCGTTACTGAACATGCGATCGGTTTCGATACAGCGGTTAATATCGCCACAGAAGCATTAGATCGGTTGCATTTTACAGCTGCTAGTCATAGCCGCGTCATGATTTTAGAAGTGATGGGACGTGATGCTGGACACATAGCAATAGCTGCGGGAATTGCGGGGGGAGCAGATGTAATTTTAATTCCAGAAATTCCCTACACAATTGATCATATTTGCTACAAAATCAAAGAACGCCAAGAGACAGGCAAAAACTATTGTTTGATTATTGTATCTGAGGCAGTTCGCACCCACGATGGCGAAATTGTGACGATGACAAATCGTTTAGGACAATCTCGATATGGTGGTATTGGTGAGTATCTAGCCGATCAAATTATCCAGCGTGTTGGTGTAGAAACACGAGTCACAGTTTTAGGACACATTCAACGAGGTGGAACTGCTTCACCACTGGATAGATTAGTTGCAACCGCTTTTGGCGTAGCCGCAGTTAATTTAATCGCAGAAGGTAAATATGATCGCATGGTGACATGGCAAAATCGTCAAGTATTAAGCGTACCAATTACAGAAGCGATCGCTCAATATAGCGCCGTCGATCCTAATGGTACTTTAGTTAAAACCGCTCGTGGTATGGGGATTTATTTAGGAGACTAA
- a CDS encoding response regulator transcription factor encodes MSPDTSHHFNLPTDVPQLRVLIVEDDPMMQLGLEQSLMAHPQLQIVGQAEDGYLGVQAALKLKPDLVVMDIGLPRLDGIAATKQIKAALPETHVVMLTSHKTETEIIAALSSGADAYCIKGASVERLLSAIAAAVDGAAYLDPQIARQVIDNLKPPSPTNNTANLSGRELEVLKLMVDGLSNPEIAEKLYLSPNTVKTHVRGIMNKLAVDDRVQAAVVALRSGLV; translated from the coding sequence ATGTCTCCAGATACTAGCCATCACTTCAACTTACCTACCGATGTTCCTCAATTGCGCGTGTTAATAGTCGAGGATGATCCCATGATGCAACTGGGATTAGAACAGTCATTAATGGCTCATCCCCAGTTGCAAATTGTGGGACAAGCGGAAGATGGCTATTTGGGAGTGCAAGCAGCGCTGAAATTAAAACCTGATTTGGTAGTCATGGATATTGGCTTACCAAGGCTAGATGGCATTGCAGCCACAAAGCAAATTAAGGCAGCATTACCAGAAACTCATGTGGTGATGTTGACATCCCATAAAACCGAGACAGAAATTATCGCGGCATTATCTAGCGGTGCCGATGCCTATTGTATCAAAGGTGCGAGTGTAGAGCGACTGTTGAGTGCGATCGCTGCCGCAGTTGATGGTGCAGCCTACCTCGATCCTCAAATTGCCAGACAAGTAATTGACAATCTCAAACCGCCCTCACCCACCAACAACACCGCTAACCTATCTGGGCGCGAGTTAGAAGTCTTAAAACTAATGGTAGATGGGTTAAGCAACCCAGAGATAGCTGAAAAACTTTATCTCAGCCCCAATACAGTTAAAACTCACGTCCGGGGAATCATGAACAAATTAGCAGTTGACGATCGCGTGCAAGCAGCCGTCGTCGCCCTGCGTTCAGGATTGGTGTAA
- a CDS encoding PIN domain-containing protein → MKVLLDSNVILDVALERQPFFSNSETVVSFVENGQIEGYICAASFGDIYYIIRKEKGRNLALEFLREIVTFCRIATVDSTAINVALTTNFRDFEDAIQYSTAVLNHLDAIITRNPGDFPVTTPRILTPEQLIQELTNTQ, encoded by the coding sequence GTGAAAGTCCTGTTAGACAGCAATGTTATTCTAGATGTTGCTCTTGAACGACAACCTTTTTTTAGCAATAGCGAGACAGTTGTATCATTTGTTGAAAATGGGCAAATAGAAGGCTACATCTGTGCAGCTTCTTTTGGTGACATTTACTACATAATCCGTAAAGAAAAAGGTCGAAATCTAGCCCTTGAATTTTTGAGGGAAATAGTTACTTTCTGTCGTATCGCTACCGTAGACAGTACCGCAATCAATGTGGCACTAACGACTAATTTTAGAGATTTTGAAGACGCTATTCAATATAGCACTGCGGTACTCAATCACTTAGATGCTATTATTACTCGCAATCCTGGAGATTTTCCAGTTACTACTCCCCGAATTCTCACACCTGAACAGTTGATTCAAGAATTAACAAATACTCAATAA
- a CDS encoding class I SAM-dependent methyltransferase, whose translation MKVANVPEDLFKPVYFRAKETQRADGIIKDALAVTLVEMMSPNCPNVDDWTIQFGIAIHTLLVDKVVKQFLRQHSDAVIITLGGGLATRPFLLDNGQAEWFCIDAPDVEVFWNQLIGESERNHFIPSAVTDLTWMNQIVSAGRAVLFIAEGVFLYLTESEVKQVILSLQQRFPNSEIVMEVIGKFILRSSQIFRSKAIPGGRFQWAIDDCSTMLAWDSRITLIKEYFCYDYYKERQGVMKFLPFLVGGKQKLLKVAHFRLSDAQSIGEK comes from the coding sequence ATGAAAGTAGCAAACGTTCCAGAAGATTTATTTAAGCCTGTCTACTTTCGTGCAAAAGAAACACAGCGGGCTGATGGAATCATTAAAGACGCTCTGGCAGTCACCCTGGTGGAGATGATGTCCCCTAATTGCCCGAACGTTGACGATTGGACAATTCAGTTTGGCATCGCTATTCATACATTGCTTGTTGATAAAGTTGTCAAACAATTTCTACGACAGCATTCTGATGCTGTCATAATTACCCTCGGAGGCGGACTTGCAACTCGACCATTCCTACTTGATAACGGTCAAGCTGAGTGGTTTTGCATTGATGCTCCCGATGTTGAAGTATTTTGGAATCAATTGATCGGAGAATCTGAGCGTAATCACTTTATTCCTTCGGCTGTCACAGACTTGACTTGGATGAATCAAATTGTCTCAGCAGGGCGAGCAGTATTATTTATCGCTGAGGGAGTCTTCCTGTATTTGACAGAATCTGAAGTCAAGCAGGTTATTTTGTCGCTTCAACAAAGATTTCCTAATTCAGAAATTGTGATGGAAGTCATCGGTAAATTCATTTTGAGGAGTTCCCAAATTTTTCGTTCTAAAGCAATTCCAGGCGGTCGATTTCAGTGGGCAATTGATGACTGTAGCACAATGTTAGCTTGGGATTCAAGGATTACGCTGATCAAAGAGTATTTTTGCTACGACTATTACAAGGAGCGTCAAGGGGTAATGAAGTTTCTTCCGTTTTTGGTCGGTGGAAAACAGAAACTACTGAAGGTTGCTCACTTTCGGCTGTCAGATGCCCAATCAATTGGGGAAAAATAG